DNA from Gambusia affinis linkage group LG06, SWU_Gaff_1.0, whole genome shotgun sequence:
ctgtgatttattaAGAGAtacagcgacatccacttttcccacggacacagaaaagatgcaggctactctaaaggactattgtgtaggaatcacatgccatttataaataatcattaaaatcatattaaaaaggctaaagtaaagtcagagcATgtaagataggaggaaaagacaacaaaataataaacatttggtaaaatacttacctagttggaagtcttCCATTcgaattcagcgagtcgttggaggaaggtgttgatccgggagttgacactgactactttcctcttgacaagacttcccatcttgcagcttgtgctgactttggctgtgcatttggtaccaacatctggattgatcctcacaaagaatcttttaacagaaataaaatatattaattgtattttttaaaatgaagacatgcaatcagctatggttctttatcatcagtcaaactgtcattaaatttaattcataaatggcttggtgtagagtacttaccgttgtatcatctccagcgtggtggatgctgactcctgatactccagattgaagacataatatgacccaaaaacgacagcaaggacgctggcaaagtcatgaAGTTGTTCAggctcgaaaaataccttctcctccatactgaccatccaccgggttgcagacatcaagctatttcctaaaatagacaaacccttgtcaggctaacgctactGCCAATGTGGCtgaacaaactcaaaaaataacagaaaccacttgaatgttttccacctttgtcctcatttacagactcttatacactatgttggagatgtaatggtgCTTTAGCAGGCTAACCAgttgtagcaagctcaaagttatagattaggttagctgctcctctacatttccagactattttgtggcttcaaatatgtttgaaaagctgtctttttacctgttgtcttgtcttttgaaGAGTTGAAGCTATGTTAGCagtcagcaggacagaactgcacagccacttggagggaaaaagcttgggagttaaaaaaaagttatctgaagaaaaggaaaaaaagaactttagaattcatccttgctgacctagctaatctgcacttttaacatttgcaaggtcatggtttaaacaaatgaacagtcattatatgtaaaaaaaaaaaaaaaaaaaaagaaagaaaaaaagggggatcaattatcagttaactaTATTGTTCGACataggatgtaacaacaatgctaacagacactcacgCACTGAgtttatctcaacccaaagctagccGCCCGAGGAAGATTAAGCGGCAAAAAACAAGGTAAAACCTTCaacggtaaaattagcaccttagctaacgttaattccgagcCAGCTCAAAAAacaacaccatcatattttcctatctttcacctcatttACAGGCACGTAACTTATAACGTTGCAATATGCTAGTTATATAACACAACAGAGTTAGTAACGTAAAGGTAACGTTATTTTACCAGGCTTACCAGCACAAACGAgctcatgctataatgctaagTTATAGTATTgaagcatgatgctataagtttcGTTAActccatctaaaatgtacatttccagactaggttttggcttcaaactgttgtctaagaagtgtttgttttttttacctgtcttgcgaagagctgaaatagtgtgagcccacagcacggcgacagagttgcacttggagggaaaaagcttcggagtttaaaacaaacgtcatcagaaaaaaagttggaagcgaagccacccttgatgatgTAGCtggataaactgcatattaatgttagctaggatgtgaaaaaacaacaacaaaagtacatgctctctttctgccttaaaaatatgttaaccactaaagaagtaaaaatacagaaacggAACCACGATGAAGCAGTTATGACGActgttggaaatcaaatagaattcttacatggccagcgcaaagacattataagtgcagtaccattactgcaatgtgtaaacagcaaattactgcaacttcaaaacatacagtaatttactgtaatactatgtactatacccataatgcaatgcaaattacagtaactactTGTAAAGATGTCTAATGTTAGTTTAACTGggtattttgtggtatttaactgtaaaaaatacagcaaatgcTAATAGTGTGGGCCGTCAACATCTTAACTTTGAGCCTCAGTTGAAGAATAGGGATTCTCCCAGTCCGCCAGATGTTGCTAATGTGCAGTTGTATCTCCAACAAACTGTGTTAAAGTTTTAGATGTGTATGAGAGCAATGTCTAACTTGAAGGTTCAACCGAAGGATAGGTAACACTTCTGACCTCGCATTGTATGAGAGTGCAATAATGACAATCAGATTCAGTGACTGATAGtacaagtcaaagtccagtttACGTAACAGAGTCGATGGAGAAATGATTCACACCCAGATGATAGCAGAGTTACTTTAGACATTTCGCAGTGCATAAACAATTAGCCTGTACAGCTATTTTTCACCTTTCCCTAAAATTAAACCCTGGTTTAGGGAAACAAAATGTCTCGACCAGCATCAGAAATTGACGAGAAATGGAAATCTCTGGAGCAAGATTTTAAGTTGCTTCAGGTAAGAAATATCCTGTCAGCTGATAGTATCTTGTCCAATTATGCAAAATCCATAACATTAACTTTTGTAGGATGTATTTTAACATCCACTAACTAGCAGCCAAGCTAATTTGCCGCAAATTAcatatgctttttatttatttatgtatttacattttctttacagtCATGTCGTTCATACATTTAAACCTTTTCTGTTGCCATTTTCCCCAGgagacacaaaaaatatatttacagaaactGGAGGATATCTCCAACCTCCAGAGCACCTGTTCGTCATCTATTGTCAGTCATAGGAGAAACTTGAAGGATATGTCCAACCAAGTCGATATGTAATTATCCACACACCCTGAAATTTGCATGCATGTGAAGGTAGACACAAGACATAGGGTCATGAAGATATCTTAGAGGGATAAAAGGTGAACCAGCTAAGAGCAACcgataatgataataattactctttttttatgtttttttttatgtatcagGTGGAGAGAGGTATTATTTCTAGACGATAAAAGTTTTTTAGAtgagaaagaagaggaaatcAAGACCCAAGAAAATTTTATCAATGAAATGGAGGCTTTCCTTCCCAAGAAAAATGGGTGATGACATgaattttgatacattttcagctggaaaCTTTGAACATAGACTGGTCTGTAACGTGGTtttcaaaagttaaacaaaTACACTATGGTTTGGTTTCAAATCGCAGGTTATACCTCAGACTGGTTCTCGGAAATGTGAATGTGATTCTTCCGAACAGGCAGTTAAAGTAAGCATCGgagttcagatttctttttgaaatgcaacatatttcttttctaatttcatCTTGTAaagattcttttcttttttctttttgttaatcaGATAACAAAAGAATTTATTCTGTTGCGCTACGTATAATGTTAGATAATGTTGTATAATGTTGTATAATGTTGTATAATGTGTAATGTTCTGTGAACACATCATTCCCAGATTTGCCTACAAGGATGAATATGAGAAGTTCAAGCTGTACCTTACAGTGATCTTACTGCTGCTCTCTTTCATATGTTTTTTCATCGTGAACTACAGGTGAAGCAAACATGATCAGATAATGTTACATATGAAATCACCCATTTTCAGTATATTTATAGCAAtggaacattttatgttcatgCATAATCTTGTTTGAATCTTTTGCTTCAGATTTATGGACGCAATCTTGAACTTCCTGCTAGTTTGGTATTACAGCACATTAACTATCAGAGAAACGATCCTCATCAAGAATGGATCCAGGTTAGTCCCAATTCTCCATAGTTATTGGCACTGCTGGTGAAGACATGTTAATGCGTTTTTGACTTAACTTGAAACTCAAACTGAATGAGATGTATCTTAAATCAGGATCAAAGGATGGTGGGTTTTTCACCACTTCATCTCATCCTTTCTGTCCGGTGTGATGCTGACATGGTGAGTACAGCTTGAAAACAAAACCTACGAAAAAGAAATTCTCATACTAAATTTGTTCTCATCAAACCTCACATTTCTCAACATTTACATCTCCAGGCCAGACGGGAGCCTTTACCGGTCATTCAGGGGCCAATTTCTTGCCTATTCCTTATATCAAAGTATGTTAAAGGTTTTTACAGAAGAATCGCATGGTTCTGATTTCTTACATgctcacagtttgtttttgtcatggaTTAGATTTTGTTCAGTATCTGCAGTACTACTATCAGAGCGGATGTCTGTACAGACTTCGCGCGCTGGGAGAAAGACACAACATGGATCTGACTATTGGTGAGATGTAAACACATCGAGGACACAAAATACAGATTAGTGCAGATACACACACCATAtggttttaaatgtataaaatgaaaGTGTGCTGAGTTtgggaacaaaaaaagaaacatcttaaaatgtttacatttcttctcttttaagAGGGATTCCAGTCCTGGATGTGGAAAGGCCTGACGTTTATCTTGCCCTTCCTGTTTTTTGGTCATGTGAGTAGAATCTGTGAACCCgaaatgtttccagtttgcACAAGGTTAGCAACAAATGACAATTGTGATTTGTCATGGTTTGAATTGAGCAATAATTGTGAAAAGTGCTAGTGTCGTAGAACCAATGCTTAAAAATTAGGGGATTTTGAGAATCTGGGCAAGATTTTAATGTGGGTGATAATAATTTTGGCTCCTTGACACAATGCAGTAAAAATGTACTTGCTGCTGAATAGATTGcttctctattttatttatttatttatttatttattcatttatttatcgTAACTCATATTTCAGATCATTAGAGATTTAATATCAGCATGGTTTAATTTATTGCAGGAGCAAATATATCTTGGacaattgccttttttttttatcttgcttttgccatttttgaaacataaattgAATCTTCATTTggaaactgcattttaaatgttttggattttattgcaattagttttttaaaattattattattattattattattattattattattattattattattattattattattattattattattattattatctaacattaacatttgggtaataatctgaaatatttaagtgtaaCAAAAAAGTAAGATCACAAGAAATCTTCAAGGGTAACTTGGAAATACACACTGAAAGTCCACTAAAATGTATGCTTCTCCCATTTCCCTTGAAAGcttcatcttttttgttttgtcttcagttCTGGCAGCTCTTAAACTGCGTGTCTCTGTTCAGAATGGCTCTGCTCCCAGAGTGCAAGGAATGGCAGGTCAGTCTACTCAGTCACCAGATATTGCTGCATCACTGTCGTCCTGCTAAATGTGGCTGTGTCATTCTTTCCCTACTTTCATAACAAATGTATCCTCCGTGTGCTCATCATTCACACCCTCAGACTatagtgaataaataaataaaactgtgttaATACTTAAATACAATCTAAACACAAAAGGTCTATAAAAAGTCAGAGTTGCATGACATGTTCCCACCATCATCCTCTGCATTATAGAAATATGttataatattaatattcacTGCTATTTTTGTTGATTCGTGTAATGTCAGGTCTCGATGTGTGGTATCTGCTTCCTCGTTCTGTTCATTGGGAATTTCTTCTCTACCCTCGGAGTTGTTCATCTGAAGTTGAAAAACAGGAAGCCGAAACCAAATGAAATGCTGTCTCACCAAAGAGAAGACTAATTCTGACTGTGCTTCCTGTCACATACCaggatataataaaaaaaaatcccagatgATTTCATATTAACTATGGCAAATGTTAATGCTGTTAAATCAAAGCTGGAAGTATGTCTACGGTCACATTAAAATTTGGAGGTACTCTAATAAGAAACACGTGTGTGAAAATGACAATGTAAGAATGAAATGACTGTTTAATAAAGGATTCAGTTTTTACCAAAATATCTTTCTGTGCATCTTTTAAGCCTGCTGTGCACTAGATGTAATGAGAAGCAACATCTTGAGACGTTTTTCCTAACAGTCTTGGAGACCTTCATGAAACGTGATGAACCTTTGCATTCTTTTTGTTCAGCAGTGATTTTGGACTTGGAACCCTCCCATGGACGCCATTTTGCCTGCTTTCTCTGCTTATTGAATTAGAAAACACTGACCTCAACTTAGGCAAGTGAGGTCTCAAAGACTTCATATGTAGTTCTTGGTTATTTTGTGACAACCCTGATGAGTTGCCAATGAGGTACTTTCTAAATAGAATGCCCCGGTTTGCTTAGTTTGGAATAATTGCATTGGTTAGAGTCAAATGCCCAGAAGGAGTGGACTATTTAGGAAGTAATTTGGTACACATCAAGACcagcattaaataaattatttgatttgcaAATGCTGACACAAGGAGAATAGTTACCAGAGGGATCAGGTGGTGGAGGTATAAGTAGAGGGTAGAGATCCACTTCCCAGTCagtgactgttttttgtttttatttttatttttacatagtCTTATGTTTTGGTTGTCATCTTTAACCCCAGATTTGTGTATTATAAAGAAGAGACATCTTCGTTCTACatgtcaaaatataattatttgatATAATTATTGATCTAAAGTGCAGAATGAGTTGTACTAAAGAACTTTGACAAAGGTCAGAGGTGTGACGGTTGTTGTATCATATCAGACAGTTTGTATTTATGctctgtagtaaaaaaaaaataatatgatgTAAGcttgaaatttgacttttagaTGGACAACAACAAATTTATTCCCATGCAGTGTGggaataaatgtaaatgaaagaaagaagcagTCACAAAGAAATGGATTAAACAGGAATGTAATTGTTAGTCttacaaaaatgtactttgagATGCTGCAAAGTACAAAGTACATTCCTTTTATTAATGACTGTTAAGTTAGTGTTTGGTTGCACGCTATATTGCTTATTTGTATGCCAAATCAATGGAAATGGAACCCTCTAGGGGTGTGCACAATGTAGGCTTCTGGTTGTCTGATCAAGCCAAAGGTGGCGAGTGATTCTCACTGTATGTTTACCTGCTTTGGATTTTGTAAGAGACCTGAActatgttttattgtctcaagTTCAAAATCTCAAGTATGTCAGAAGTCACCccccaattttttatttttattttatgacaaatattagaggtgtgatttttttcttgtaccACAGTTAtaccaaagttttattttgtatggtATATTCATTTATATCAATTCTCTGACCTCCTGACCGGTTGTATtacaaagatgaaaaagttgttattgtatttttaatagagtaataaaaaaaaattaccctaTGATTATAACACTATAATCGACTTAAGTCAAAAGGACAACagtataaaatacatttgaaaaatagaGAACtatctcaaaagtaaaaataaatgaaggagGTTTTACTAGATTTAATGTGTCAGTAGAAAGTGacttcaatttaaaaacatcaaggTTACGTTTTCTTGACAAATTGTTGAAGCAAAGGTTTTGCTTCAAAGGAAATGAAACCTAGAAAGCTCCATAAGGCTTCCTGAAATGAACTGACAAGCAGATTCCGCCTATAAAATAACCTGAAAGCTAAAAATCTCACTGCAGAGAGCGTCTCTTTTCACTAGTCAGTGATGGACTtcttttaaattagctttaacGTAATACTTGGCTTGCTTACTTTCATGGTTGTTGCATACTGTTctgtacatttacattttagtttagtACAACAAATACAGATGTGCCTGCAGGCTGAAGACCTCACATCAGGCAGCAGGGCTGTATCAGCCTCACGTCCTTGACATTGTGAACATAAACACTGTTTAACTTGGAGGAGGACGCTTTTGATGAATCTGCCTTCCACCTCAGTTCAGCTGGCTGAGTTGCATAACCATGACCCTTTAGCCTGCTGCACCTTGACAGTTATTTAATAACATGCGATTAGAGATTCCTGCTGATCGCTCCCAAAtcataaaatactaaaaattaCAAGGAATAAAAACTTGCACAATAATCAAAAAGTCCACcctaaaacatgacaaacagaTCTATAACTTCCCTAAAAGGGAAAACATGAGTATGATGGAGTGACTCGGACTGGATGAGTCCTCCCCCCCGCTGATTGGACGGAGTTGGTTTAGTCCTTCATGGCGTAAAGTTTCCTTCCGCATTGAGCGCAGTCTGAGTCTGACACAAAGGAGATCAGCAGGTAAGCTTCGCTCTTTGCTCACATTTTCTAGC
Protein-coding regions in this window:
- the tmem120ab gene encoding transmembrane protein 120A-like gives rise to the protein MSRPASEIDEKWKSLEQDFKLLQETQKIYLQKLEDISNLQSTCSSSIVSHRRNLKDMSNQVDMWREVLFLDDKSFLDEKEEEIKTQENFINEMEAFLPKKNGLYLRLVLGNVNVILPNRQLKFAYKDEYEKFKLYLTVILLLLSFICFFIVNYRFMDAILNFLLVWYYSTLTIRETILIKNGSRIKGWWVFHHFISSFLSGVMLTWPDGSLYRSFRGQFLAYSLYQNFVQYLQYYYQSGCLYRLRALGERHNMDLTIEGFQSWMWKGLTFILPFLFFGHFWQLLNCVSLFRMALLPECKEWQVSMCGICFLVLFIGNFFSTLGVVHLKLKNRKPKPNEMLSHQRED